The following are encoded in a window of Bacillus sp. SORGH_AS_0510 genomic DNA:
- the spoVT gene encoding stage V sporulation protein T — protein sequence MKATGIVRRIDDLGRVVIPKEIRRTLRIREGDPLEIFVDRDGEVILKKYSPISELSDFAKEYAEALFDSLGNPVLICDRDTYIAVAGGSKKEYLNKNISDLVEKTMEERNSVLHTQQGEIALADGNDETVSSYTIGPIIANGDPIGAVIIFSKEGTLGEVEQKAVETAAGFLARQMES from the coding sequence ATGAAAGCAACTGGAATAGTTCGTCGAATCGATGATTTGGGTCGTGTTGTTATTCCTAAAGAAATACGTAGAACGCTGCGTATTCGTGAAGGAGACCCGTTAGAGATTTTTGTGGATCGAGACGGGGAAGTCATTTTAAAGAAATATTCACCAATCAGCGAGTTAAGCGATTTTGCCAAGGAATATGCAGAAGCCCTATTTGATAGCCTCGGTAATCCCGTTTTAATTTGTGATAGAGATACGTATATTGCTGTCGCTGGCGGGTCTAAGAAAGAGTATTTAAATAAGAACATTAGTGATTTAGTTGAAAAAACGATGGAAGAACGGAATTCAGTGCTACATACACAGCAAGGTGAAATTGCACTGGCTGATGGAAATGATGAAACCGTATCTTCTTATACCATTGGACCAATCATTGCGAATGGGGATCCAATTGGAGCTGTTATTATTTTCTCTAAAGAAGGAACACTTGGTGAAGTAGAACAAAAGGCAGTGGAAACAGCTGCAGGGTTTTTAGCTAGACAAATGGAATCGTAA
- the mfd gene encoding transcription-repair coupling factor, which produces MDGLKSLFLKQEDVHSVIAGVEEGLREQLVAGLSGSSRTVLTASIYEQMQKPIMLVTHNLLQAQKLYDDIVNLLSDKEVFLFPANELIAAELSIASPELKAQRIEALNHWSKSNKGILIVPIAGLKKIVPPKSHWKKYQLSLKLGEDINIDQLLNTLVKMGYTRAEMVNTPGEFSVRGGIIDIYPLTEANPLRIELFDTEIDSIRYFSLEDQRSKEKVKTVMIGPATEILFEDEDYSRIISKLESGLAQSLRKLKDEKAKIQLSQNISYELEQLKNGQKPDQVYKYLSLAYERPASLLDYLPANGLVFIDEISRVQEMNESLIKEEAEWYTGLLAEGQIIHDLHISHDLQVMLQKKEFPIVYMSLFLRHVANTSPQNIINVSCKQMQNFHGQMHVLKAEVDRWKKGNYSILFLGPDEERVKKLERVLEDYEIEGSIVKDNQQLMPGKVHIMKGNLHAGFELSIQKIAVITEEELFNKRVKKSVSRQKLSNAERIKSYSELKVGDYVVHVNHGIGKYLGIETLVINGIHKDYLHIRYQGTDKLYVPVEQIDLVQKYVGSEGKEPKVYKLGGTDWKKVKKKVESSVQDIADDLIKLYAEREAAVGYGFSPDGDMQREFETSFAYQETEDQLRSIHEIKKDMERARPMDRLLCGDVGYGKTEVAIRAAFKAIADGKQVAFLVPTTILAQQHHETLRERFQDYPINIGLLSRFRSRKEQTETIKGLKAGTVDIVVGTHRLLSKDIVYRDLGLLIIDEEQRFGVTHKEKIKKLKTNVDVLTLTATPIPRTLHMSMLGVRDLSVIETPPENRFPVQTYVMEYNGSLVREAIERELARDGQVFFLYNRVEDIERKAEEISMLVPDARVTYAHGQMSENELESVMLSFLEGEFDVLVSTTIIETGVDIPNVNTLIVFDADRMGLSQLYQLRGRVGRSNRVAYAYFTYRKDKVLTEVAEKRLQAIKEFTELGSGFKIAMRDLSIRGAGNLLGAQQHGFIDSVGFDLYSQMLKEAIEERKGDLGAEVKKSVEIDLEIDAYIPDSYIKDGNQKIEMYKRFRGADSLEEIEELQAEILDRFGEYPEEVAFLFQIAEIKVHALANGVEQIKQAKQEITILISEQVTQTIDGSRLFQIGSQFGRNVTPGMEGPRLKIMIKTKEYQTHQWLNIVEEMVKGISMAKRGHENPVN; this is translated from the coding sequence TTGGATGGTTTAAAGTCACTGTTCCTTAAACAGGAAGATGTCCACTCAGTCATTGCTGGCGTGGAGGAAGGTTTAAGAGAACAATTGGTCGCAGGCTTATCAGGTTCCTCACGAACAGTATTAACGGCTTCAATCTACGAACAAATGCAGAAGCCTATTATGCTTGTAACCCATAATCTATTACAAGCACAAAAACTCTATGATGATATTGTAAATCTACTAAGTGACAAGGAAGTATTTCTTTTTCCAGCCAACGAATTAATTGCAGCCGAACTCAGTATTGCCAGTCCAGAGTTGAAGGCCCAAAGAATAGAGGCATTAAACCATTGGAGTAAAAGCAATAAAGGGATTTTAATTGTCCCTATTGCCGGTTTGAAAAAAATTGTCCCTCCTAAGTCGCATTGGAAAAAGTATCAGCTGTCGTTAAAACTTGGGGAAGACATTAACATCGATCAGCTGTTGAATACGTTGGTGAAAATGGGCTATACCCGTGCTGAAATGGTTAACACGCCAGGGGAGTTCAGTGTAAGAGGCGGAATCATCGATATTTATCCTCTAACTGAAGCTAACCCGCTTCGAATTGAATTATTTGATACGGAAATTGATTCGATTCGCTATTTTTCTCTTGAAGACCAGCGTTCTAAAGAAAAAGTAAAAACAGTGATGATTGGTCCTGCTACTGAAATCCTGTTTGAAGATGAGGATTATAGCCGAATCATTAGTAAATTAGAGTCAGGATTAGCACAAAGTCTACGAAAGCTGAAAGATGAAAAAGCCAAAATCCAGCTTTCTCAAAATATTAGTTATGAATTAGAGCAGCTGAAAAATGGGCAAAAGCCAGACCAAGTTTATAAGTACTTATCGCTAGCCTACGAGAGGCCTGCTAGTTTACTAGACTACCTTCCGGCTAACGGTCTCGTGTTTATTGATGAAATAAGCCGAGTTCAAGAAATGAATGAGTCATTAATCAAGGAAGAAGCTGAATGGTATACAGGTCTACTTGCTGAGGGTCAAATTATCCATGATCTCCATATCTCGCATGACCTGCAAGTCATGCTGCAAAAAAAGGAATTTCCTATTGTTTATATGTCCTTATTCTTACGGCATGTGGCCAATACAAGTCCGCAAAATATCATTAATGTTTCTTGTAAGCAAATGCAAAACTTCCACGGTCAAATGCATGTATTAAAGGCTGAGGTTGATCGCTGGAAGAAGGGCAATTATTCTATTCTCTTTCTAGGTCCAGATGAGGAACGGGTAAAAAAATTAGAGCGTGTTCTAGAGGACTATGAAATTGAAGGAAGTATTGTAAAGGATAATCAGCAGCTTATGCCTGGTAAAGTCCACATCATGAAAGGAAACCTGCATGCAGGGTTCGAACTATCCATTCAAAAGATTGCTGTGATTACAGAGGAAGAGCTGTTTAATAAACGGGTGAAGAAGTCTGTCAGCCGTCAAAAACTCTCCAATGCCGAACGAATCAAAAGCTACTCGGAGCTTAAAGTGGGAGACTATGTGGTTCATGTCAATCACGGGATTGGGAAATACTTGGGGATTGAGACGCTTGTCATTAACGGGATTCACAAAGATTATCTTCACATTCGCTACCAGGGAACGGATAAACTGTATGTACCTGTTGAACAAATTGATCTTGTTCAGAAGTATGTGGGCTCAGAAGGCAAGGAGCCTAAGGTCTATAAGCTTGGCGGCACCGATTGGAAGAAGGTTAAGAAGAAGGTTGAATCCTCCGTTCAAGATATTGCGGATGACCTAATTAAACTGTATGCAGAACGCGAGGCAGCGGTAGGGTATGGCTTTTCCCCTGATGGAGATATGCAGCGGGAATTTGAAACCTCCTTTGCCTATCAGGAAACAGAAGACCAGCTTCGATCCATCCATGAAATTAAAAAGGATATGGAAAGAGCCCGTCCAATGGACCGTCTGCTTTGTGGTGACGTTGGTTATGGAAAAACAGAAGTAGCGATTCGTGCAGCCTTTAAAGCCATTGCTGATGGGAAACAGGTAGCTTTCTTAGTACCGACAACGATTTTGGCACAGCAGCATCATGAAACGTTACGCGAGAGATTCCAAGACTATCCGATTAATATTGGCTTGCTAAGCCGCTTCCGTTCAAGAAAGGAACAAACAGAAACGATTAAAGGCTTAAAGGCCGGTACGGTGGACATTGTGGTTGGAACCCATCGTTTGCTTTCAAAGGATATTGTTTATCGTGATCTAGGGCTGTTAATTATAGATGAAGAACAAAGATTCGGAGTCACACATAAAGAGAAGATTAAAAAGTTAAAAACCAATGTTGATGTATTAACCTTAACAGCCACGCCAATCCCAAGAACACTTCATATGTCAATGCTGGGCGTCCGTGACTTGTCTGTTATTGAAACACCGCCAGAAAACCGCTTCCCAGTACAAACCTATGTAATGGAATACAATGGATCACTGGTCCGCGAGGCAATTGAACGAGAACTGGCAAGGGACGGACAAGTATTCTTCCTGTATAACAGAGTAGAAGATATTGAACGTAAAGCAGAGGAAATTTCGATGCTTGTTCCTGATGCACGTGTTACCTATGCCCATGGACAAATGTCGGAGAATGAGCTGGAGTCTGTTATGCTTAGCTTCCTTGAGGGTGAATTTGACGTGCTTGTAAGTACGACTATCATTGAAACCGGAGTAGATATTCCGAATGTAAATACATTAATTGTTTTTGATGCTGACCGGATGGGACTTTCACAGCTTTATCAGCTGCGAGGTCGTGTGGGAAGATCCAATCGTGTTGCGTATGCCTATTTTACTTATCGAAAAGATAAGGTTTTAACAGAAGTCGCTGAAAAACGACTGCAGGCCATAAAGGAATTTACCGAATTAGGCTCAGGCTTTAAAATTGCGATGCGAGATTTATCAATTAGAGGAGCTGGTAACCTATTAGGCGCCCAGCAGCATGGCTTTATAGACTCTGTCGGATTTGACCTTTACTCGCAAATGTTAAAAGAAGCGATAGAAGAGCGTAAGGGAGATCTTGGAGCGGAAGTAAAGAAATCTGTGGAGATTGACCTTGAAATTGATGCATATATTCCTGATTCTTATATTAAAGATGGAAATCAAAAGATTGAGATGTACAAACGGTTTAGAGGTGCTGATTCTCTCGAAGAAATTGAAGAGCTGCAAGCGGAAATCCTCGACCGTTTTGGAGAATACCCGGAAGAGGTAGCCTTCCTTTTCCAAATTGCTGAAATAAAGGTTCATGCCCTTGCAAATGGTGTAGAGCAAATAAAACAAGCAAAACAAGAGATAACAATCTTAATAAGTGAGCAGGTGACCCAAACGATTGACGGAAGCAGGCTCTTCCAGATTGGCAGTCAGTTTGGCAGAAATGTGACCCCTGGAATGGAGGGGCCAAGGTTAAAAATCATGATTAAGACAAAGGAATATCAAACACATCAGTGGCTTAATATTGTTGAGGAGATGGTGAAAGGAATCTCCATGGCGAAGAGAGGCCATGAAAATCCTGTGAACTAA
- a CDS encoding anti-sigma-F factor Fin family protein: protein MAIHYHCRHCGTKLGSIEKASIHSETLGLHKLTEQERQEMVAYDSSGEIHITAICEDCQEALERNPDYHQYDFLIH, encoded by the coding sequence GTGGCCATTCATTACCATTGTCGTCATTGTGGTACAAAGCTTGGTTCCATTGAAAAAGCATCGATTCATAGCGAAACACTGGGTCTTCATAAATTAACGGAGCAAGAAAGACAGGAAATGGTTGCTTATGACTCATCTGGCGAGATTCACATCACAGCAATTTGTGAAGACTGTCAGGAAGCTTTAGAACGGAATCCAGATTACCACCAATATGATTTTCTTATTCACTAA
- the pth gene encoding aminoacyl-tRNA hydrolase codes for MKCIVGLGNPGKQYDQTRHNIGFEVIDELSHQFSIPLTQSKFKGLFGMGMYKGEKVLLLKPLTYMNLSGESIRAVMDYYQIDVEDLVVIYDDLDLPVGKIRLRQKGSPGGHNGIKSTVAHLGTQQFNRIRIGIDRPTPGMSVPDYVLGRFRSEETPFMQEAVKKSAAACESWLEKPFLQVMNEYNQ; via the coding sequence ATGAAATGTATCGTTGGTTTAGGTAACCCTGGAAAGCAATACGATCAAACAAGACACAATATTGGCTTTGAGGTAATTGATGAACTATCCCATCAATTCTCCATCCCTCTGACCCAGTCTAAATTTAAGGGACTGTTTGGAATGGGGATGTATAAAGGGGAAAAGGTATTATTATTAAAACCACTTACATATATGAACTTATCAGGTGAATCCATTCGCGCAGTCATGGATTACTATCAAATAGATGTGGAAGATTTAGTGGTGATTTATGATGATTTGGACCTTCCAGTCGGAAAAATTAGACTGCGTCAAAAAGGAAGTCCTGGAGGCCATAACGGAATTAAATCCACGGTGGCACATCTTGGAACACAGCAATTTAATCGTATTAGAATCGGAATTGACCGTCCTACACCAGGGATGAGTGTGCCGGATTATGTTTTAGGCCGCTTTCGCAGTGAGGAAACTCCATTCATGCAGGAGGCAGTAAAAAAGAGTGCAGCTGCCTGTGAATCCTGGTTAGAAAAGCCATTTTTACAAGTAATGAATGAATATAATCAATAA
- a CDS encoding 50S ribosomal protein L25/general stress protein Ctc has product MSTVLQAKERKELRHSALKRIRENGDIPAVIYGSKVDSKPVVVSSADLTKTIRSVGRNGVISLDVDGSKQDVVLTDVQSDFIKKEIIHVDFLAVDKSSKINVDVRLVLVGDAPGVKDGGVLQQPVHELSITATPDNIPQQIEVDISNLQVGETVLVGDIPSAGGFTINHEDDEVVASILPPRQEEEINSGEQQEEGHPDKEEGRETTPE; this is encoded by the coding sequence ATGAGTACTGTATTACAAGCGAAGGAACGAAAGGAATTACGTCACTCTGCATTAAAACGAATCCGAGAAAATGGAGATATTCCAGCTGTAATCTATGGGTCAAAGGTTGATAGTAAACCAGTAGTAGTGAGTTCTGCTGATTTAACGAAAACCATCCGCTCTGTTGGTAGAAATGGTGTTATTTCTCTCGATGTGGACGGAAGTAAACAAGATGTGGTTCTGACCGATGTTCAAAGCGACTTTATCAAAAAGGAAATTATCCATGTGGATTTCCTAGCTGTAGATAAGTCCTCTAAGATTAACGTCGATGTGAGACTGGTTCTTGTAGGCGATGCACCAGGAGTAAAAGATGGTGGCGTGCTGCAGCAGCCGGTTCACGAGTTATCGATTACTGCAACCCCGGATAACATTCCACAACAAATAGAAGTGGATATTTCCAACCTACAAGTAGGAGAAACCGTATTGGTCGGTGACATTCCTTCTGCAGGTGGATTTACGATTAACCATGAGGATGATGAAGTAGTTGCTTCCATCCTTCCTCCAAGACAGGAAGAGGAAATTAACTCTGGGGAACAACAAGAAGAAGGACACCCAGACAAAGAAGAAGGAAGAGAAACTACACCAGAATAA
- a CDS encoding ribose-phosphate diphosphokinase, with the protein MSNQYLDPNLKVFSLNSNVPLAREIAKVIGVELGKSSVTRFSDGEIQINIEESIRGCDVYVIQSTSSPVNENIMELLIMIDALKRASAKTINIVMPYYGYARQDRKARAREPITAKLFANLLETAGATRVICLDLHAPQIQGFFDIPIDHLMGVPILSEYFKTKDLNGDIVIVSPDHGGVTRARKMAERLKAPIAIIDKRRPRPNVAEVMNIVGNIEGKVAILIDDIIDTAGTITLAANALVENGAAEVYACCTHPVLSGPAIERIENSKIKELVVTNSIALPEEKKSSKIINLSVAPLIGEAIIRVHEEQSVSTLFD; encoded by the coding sequence ATGTCAAATCAATATTTAGATCCGAACTTAAAGGTATTTAGTTTAAATTCAAATGTCCCACTAGCAAGAGAAATCGCTAAAGTTATTGGAGTTGAACTAGGGAAGAGCTCTGTAACTAGATTTAGTGACGGTGAAATTCAGATTAATATTGAAGAAAGTATCCGTGGTTGTGATGTATATGTCATCCAGTCAACTAGCTCACCTGTGAATGAAAATATCATGGAATTATTAATCATGATTGATGCACTAAAAAGAGCATCTGCTAAAACGATTAATATTGTTATGCCGTACTATGGTTATGCACGTCAAGACCGTAAGGCGCGTGCACGTGAGCCAATCACAGCGAAGTTATTTGCAAACTTACTTGAGACGGCTGGTGCTACTCGTGTGATCTGTCTGGATTTACATGCACCGCAAATTCAAGGATTCTTTGATATTCCAATCGATCACTTAATGGGTGTACCTATTTTATCAGAATACTTTAAAACAAAAGATCTAAATGGCGACATCGTTATTGTTTCTCCAGACCATGGCGGTGTAACAAGAGCAAGAAAGATGGCAGAACGTTTAAAGGCTCCAATTGCAATTATCGACAAACGCCGTCCGAGACCAAATGTTGCTGAAGTCATGAATATTGTAGGTAATATCGAAGGCAAAGTAGCTATTTTAATTGATGATATTATCGATACAGCAGGTACGATTACACTTGCGGCTAATGCGTTAGTTGAGAATGGGGCAGCAGAAGTATATGCATGCTGTACACATCCAGTATTGTCAGGCCCGGCAATTGAGAGAATTGAAAACTCTAAAATTAAAGAATTAGTCGTAACAAACTCTATCGCTCTTCCAGAAGAAAAGAAGAGCAGCAAAATTATTAACCTATCGGTGGCTCCATTAATTGGTGAAGCGATTATTCGTGTACACGAAGAGCAATCGGTTAGTACGTTGTTTGATTAA